A genomic segment from Polyangium mundeleinium encodes:
- a CDS encoding tetratricopeptide repeat protein, producing MRMGCLSVVGLLGLLGFAAPARADDAPEPGELDPETIQAAADEARFAEYVLRGDRARASGQIADAVLAYSEALKVRPDPLIAGRLGVLLVKAGRPAKGADLLHDAVNRDWRASPAEREQFKAAYDAARAVVCMLDVTISHIPERTTLDGESINPKHRTGFFIFAMPGEHEIRASLTGYRDGRAIFTACRAGSMDVAVVLTPLPLDPSIEPTPRAKPSPEPSAIPAPPGLPEVRMEPLGDPRLGIAGAVAVVDGKPLPKQEDPYGYDDPPGSDGKKSGVRGSIGAGPIMVLGVASWAPAVGMAISAGVRPSPFLSVELDARTAWLTSGIKDGSIQAMTAGGILSMCGRWRWAFGCAVGHAGIMKIDFARDPYEGTSKVLFRPGIGGRAGAEIPLASAFAVRLAADVLALSSRTRIVVNQIVVADQPAVMTAVTAMGLWNF from the coding sequence ATGCGGATGGGCTGTCTCTCGGTCGTCGGGCTCCTCGGGCTCCTCGGGTTCGCCGCGCCTGCACGAGCAGACGACGCGCCCGAGCCTGGCGAGCTGGATCCAGAGACGATCCAGGCGGCTGCCGATGAAGCGCGCTTCGCAGAGTACGTGCTGCGGGGCGACCGCGCGCGGGCCTCGGGGCAGATTGCCGACGCGGTGCTCGCCTACTCCGAAGCATTGAAGGTCCGGCCGGATCCGTTGATCGCTGGCAGGCTAGGGGTCCTGCTCGTAAAGGCAGGGAGGCCGGCCAAGGGGGCCGATCTTCTGCATGATGCCGTGAACCGTGATTGGCGTGCGAGCCCCGCGGAGCGGGAGCAGTTCAAAGCGGCGTACGACGCGGCCCGCGCCGTGGTCTGCATGCTGGACGTCACGATCTCGCACATACCGGAACGGACAACGCTCGACGGCGAATCGATCAATCCGAAGCATCGAACGGGATTTTTCATTTTCGCCATGCCTGGCGAGCACGAGATCCGGGCGAGCCTGACGGGGTATCGGGACGGGCGCGCGATCTTCACGGCGTGCAGGGCCGGGAGCATGGACGTCGCTGTCGTCCTGACGCCGCTTCCCTTGGATCCATCGATCGAGCCCACCCCAAGGGCCAAGCCTTCCCCCGAGCCATCCGCGATCCCAGCGCCCCCCGGCCTCCCCGAGGTGCGCATGGAGCCGCTTGGGGATCCACGTCTAGGCATTGCCGGCGCGGTGGCGGTCGTGGACGGCAAGCCACTGCCGAAGCAGGAGGATCCGTATGGGTATGACGACCCTCCGGGGAGCGATGGGAAGAAATCAGGCGTGAGGGGTTCGATCGGCGCGGGGCCGATCATGGTGCTGGGGGTGGCGTCGTGGGCTCCCGCCGTTGGGATGGCGATATCTGCGGGCGTGCGACCGAGTCCATTCTTATCGGTCGAGTTGGATGCGCGCACCGCGTGGCTGACCAGTGGAATCAAGGATGGCTCGATACAAGCCATGACGGCAGGCGGCATTTTAAGCATGTGCGGACGATGGCGATGGGCCTTTGGATGCGCTGTTGGCCACGCTGGAATCATGAAGATTGACTTCGCCCGGGATCCCTACGAAGGGACATCCAAGGTCTTATTTCGGCCTGGTATTGGGGGACGGGCGGGAGCGGAGATTCCACTAGCCTCGGCCTTTGCAGTACGTCTAGCGGCTGATGTCCTGGCATTGTCGAGCAGGACGCGAATTGTCGTTAATCAGATAGTCGTCGCCGATCAGCCGGCCGTCATGACGGCAGTGACAGCAATGGGGTTGTGGAATTTTTAG